The following are from one region of the Vibrio parahaemolyticus genome:
- a CDS encoding DUF5062 family protein, with the protein MSKSSKLHNEDKLVKKALEIGGKMAKLQGFDLPQSPQPLRVKAIYLFLVDAKQITPLPESKLDGASIKHRLAVWIHSALPDNDPLK; encoded by the coding sequence ATGTCAAAAAGCTCCAAGCTTCACAATGAAGACAAACTGGTTAAAAAGGCACTAGAGATTGGTGGGAAGATGGCGAAGCTACAAGGCTTTGATCTCCCACAGTCACCACAGCCTCTAAGAGTAAAAGCGATTTACCTATTCTTGGTCGATGCCAAACAGATCACGCCACTACCGGAAAGCAAGCTAGATGGCGCAAGCATCAAACACCGACTGGCAGTATGGATACACAGTGCGTTGCCAGACAACGACCCTCTAAAGTAA